A window of Mucilaginibacter paludis DSM 18603 contains these coding sequences:
- a CDS encoding GH3 auxin-responsive promoter family protein — translation MTIINSVFTWFMKKRIHQIELFQKFPNEVQAEWFEQLIASAENTEWGKQYHYRNIENVSQFKQRVPIQTYDTLKPYIERMIKGEQNILWPSEIRWFAKSSGTTNDRSKFIPVSEESLEECHFKGGKDMLTLYFNNRPDAKIFTGKALTLGGSHQISNLSSATSYGDLSAVLINNLPLWAEFYRTPDISIALLENFEEKIEKIAWATKGENVTCISGVPTWNIVLFKRVLEITGKSNLLEVWPNLELYFHGAVNFGPYREQFKKLIPNDTMYYLETYNASEGFFGLQDLEEPGDMLLMLDYGIYYEFLPLENLYDDQPETLTLDQVELGKNYALIISTNAGLWRYQIGDTIRFTNLSPYRIQVTGRTKHFINAFGEEVIIDNAEKALSEACRQTGAIIREYTAAPIYFSDDKAGGHEWIIEFEKKPAEFDRFVDLLDETLRQVNSDYDAKRFKDLALRRPLVHSAPADTFFNWMKARGKLGGQNKVPRLANNREYVDSLLKMMVNVQDYSY, via the coding sequence ATGACGATAATCAATTCGGTATTTACCTGGTTCATGAAAAAGCGCATCCACCAGATAGAACTTTTTCAAAAATTCCCTAACGAAGTACAGGCAGAATGGTTTGAACAGTTGATAGCCAGTGCCGAAAATACCGAATGGGGCAAACAGTACCATTACCGTAATATTGAAAATGTAAGTCAGTTTAAGCAGCGCGTACCTATTCAAACCTATGATACGCTGAAGCCTTATATTGAGCGCATGATTAAGGGCGAACAGAATATCTTGTGGCCATCAGAAATAAGGTGGTTTGCCAAATCATCTGGCACCACAAACGACAGGAGTAAGTTTATCCCGGTAAGCGAGGAATCGTTAGAGGAATGCCATTTTAAGGGCGGCAAGGATATGCTTACCCTGTATTTTAATAACCGCCCCGATGCTAAGATATTTACGGGGAAGGCGCTTACTTTAGGTGGCAGCCACCAGATCAGCAATTTAAGCAGCGCAACATCCTACGGTGATTTATCGGCTGTGCTGATCAATAATTTACCCTTATGGGCCGAGTTTTACCGCACGCCCGACATATCAATAGCCCTGCTGGAAAACTTTGAAGAAAAAATTGAGAAAATTGCCTGGGCAACCAAAGGCGAAAATGTAACCTGTATTAGCGGTGTACCCACCTGGAACATTGTTTTATTTAAACGCGTACTCGAGATTACCGGCAAAAGCAACCTGTTGGAGGTATGGCCCAACCTGGAACTTTATTTTCACGGCGCGGTTAACTTTGGGCCTTATCGCGAGCAGTTTAAAAAGTTGATTCCCAACGATACCATGTATTACCTGGAAACCTACAACGCTTCCGAAGGTTTCTTCGGTTTGCAGGATTTGGAAGAGCCCGGAGACATGCTGCTGATGCTTGATTATGGCATATATTATGAGTTTTTGCCCTTAGAAAATCTATACGACGATCAGCCTGAAACCCTGACTTTAGATCAGGTAGAACTGGGTAAAAATTATGCGCTCATCATTAGTACCAACGCGGGTTTGTGGAGGTACCAGATAGGCGACACCATCCGCTTTACCAATTTATCGCCCTACCGCATCCAGGTTACCGGGCGTACCAAACATTTTATCAATGCTTTTGGCGAGGAGGTGATCATCGATAATGCCGAAAAGGCACTCAGCGAAGCCTGCCGACAAACCGGCGCCATTATTCGCGAATATACCGCCGCACCGATCTATTTTTCGGATGATAAGGCAGGCGGGCATGAGTGGATTATCGAGTTTGAAAAAAAACCCGCGGAATTTGACCGCTTTGTTGACCTGCTGGACGAAACCCTGCGCCAGGTAAACTCCGACTACGATGCCAAGCGATTTAAGGATCTGGCCCTTCGCCGCCCCCTGGTACATAGCGCCCCCGCCGATACCTTTTTTAACTGGATGAAAGCCAGGGGCAAATTGGGCGGCCAAAATAAAGTACCCCGACTGGCTAACAACCGGGAATACGTTGACTCGTTATTGAAAATGATGGTTAACGTGCAAGACTATAGCTATTGA
- the lptB gene encoding LPS export ABC transporter ATP-binding protein, with the protein MILRADNLVKKYKQRIVVNDVSFSVAQGEIVGLLGPNGAGKTTSFYMIVGLIKPNEGKIFLEDEEITGDAMYRRAQKGIGYLAQEASVFRKLSVEDNIKAVLEMGKLSPAKQKDKLEELIDEFSLHKVRKNRGDLLSGGERRRTEIARALAAEPKFILLDEPFAGVDPIAVEEIQAMVAKLRHRNIGILITDHNVQETLSITDRAYLLFEGKILESGVPEVLAANEMVRKVYLGANFVLKRKTFA; encoded by the coding sequence ATGATTTTACGCGCTGATAATTTAGTTAAGAAATATAAACAACGGATTGTTGTTAACGATGTTTCGTTTAGTGTTGCCCAGGGAGAAATAGTTGGATTGCTTGGCCCTAACGGCGCTGGTAAAACAACCTCGTTTTACATGATTGTAGGTTTAATTAAGCCCAACGAAGGTAAAATATTTTTAGAAGATGAGGAGATTACGGGCGATGCCATGTACCGCCGGGCGCAAAAAGGTATAGGCTACCTGGCTCAGGAAGCCTCTGTCTTCCGTAAGTTATCCGTTGAAGATAATATTAAGGCCGTGTTAGAAATGGGTAAGCTTAGCCCGGCCAAACAAAAGGATAAGCTGGAAGAATTGATAGACGAGTTTAGCCTGCATAAGGTACGTAAAAACCGTGGCGACCTGCTATCCGGTGGTGAGCGCCGCCGTACCGAAATTGCGCGTGCCCTGGCTGCCGAACCTAAGTTTATTTTGCTGGATGAGCCTTTTGCCGGGGTTGACCCGATAGCTGTGGAAGAGATACAAGCTATGGTTGCTAAACTACGCCACCGTAATATTGGTATCTTGATAACCGACCACAACGTGCAGGAAACACTATCCATTACCGATAGGGCTTATCTGCTTTTTGAGGGTAAGATACTGGAATCGGGCGTGCCCGAAGTTTTGGCAGCCAACGAGATGGTAAGGAAAGTTTACCTGGGTGCCAACTTTGTATTGAAAAGAAAAACCTTTGCCTGA
- the recJ gene encoding single-stranded-DNA-specific exonuclease RecJ: MQKRWSIKRKPGEAEIIKLSAELNIDPVLSTLLLHRQISNLEQARYFFRPDINHLHDPFLMKDMEKAILRIEQAFAAGEKIMIYGDYDVDGTTSVALVYSFFKNYYPNLDYYIPDRYKEGYGISTQGIDFAHQHGISLIIALDCGIKSVDKIAYANTLGIDFIICDHHTPGEIIPDATAVLDPKRLDCEYPYKELSGCGIGFKLIQAYAQKNNIPFEQLMSYLELVAISIACDIVHITGENRVLAHYGLIKINSNPCIGVKTLMLAAGRTENYTVSDIVFTIGPRINAAGRIDDAKHAVELLIACTDEVATAKGSIINLKNIERKEHDLSITDAALSMIDSDPVMVARKSTVVFNADWHKGVIGIVASRLTEKYYRPTIVLTKSNGHVAGSARSVYGFDLYEALCGCSDLLIQFGGHKYAAGLTMAPENVEAFSQRFEEVVNATITDEMLVQEIRIDAELKFKQIDAKFFRILSQFGPFGPENMSPVFLTKNVYVSGNATLVGANHIKMTVIQNDSASFDCIAFNMGEYLPKISKGIPFDICYTIEENVWRERRSIQLNIKGIKTYEAMIVD; this comes from the coding sequence ATGCAAAAAAGGTGGTCGATAAAGAGGAAGCCGGGTGAAGCCGAAATAATAAAATTATCCGCCGAGTTAAATATCGATCCTGTTTTAAGCACCTTGTTATTGCATCGCCAGATCAGCAACCTGGAACAGGCCCGGTATTTTTTTCGCCCTGATATCAACCATCTGCACGATCCCTTCCTGATGAAGGATATGGAAAAGGCTATTTTACGGATAGAACAGGCTTTTGCAGCTGGCGAAAAAATAATGATCTATGGCGATTATGATGTGGATGGAACAACATCGGTTGCTTTGGTTTATAGTTTTTTTAAAAATTACTACCCTAACCTGGACTATTATATTCCCGACCGTTACAAGGAGGGATACGGTATATCAACCCAGGGGATAGATTTTGCGCACCAACATGGGATCAGCTTAATTATAGCACTGGATTGCGGTATTAAATCTGTGGATAAAATTGCTTACGCTAACACTTTGGGTATCGATTTTATTATTTGCGATCACCATACGCCAGGAGAAATTATACCTGATGCTACCGCCGTTCTTGATCCTAAACGCCTTGATTGTGAATATCCTTACAAAGAACTTTCCGGTTGCGGTATAGGCTTTAAGCTGATACAGGCGTATGCCCAAAAGAATAATATTCCGTTTGAGCAACTGATGAGCTACCTGGAGCTGGTTGCCATCAGCATAGCCTGCGATATTGTACATATTACCGGCGAGAACAGGGTATTGGCTCATTACGGTTTAATCAAAATCAATTCGAACCCGTGCATCGGCGTTAAAACCCTGATGCTGGCCGCCGGTAGAACAGAAAACTACACCGTATCGGATATTGTGTTTACCATTGGCCCTCGTATTAACGCGGCCGGGCGCATAGATGATGCCAAACACGCGGTTGAGCTACTGATAGCTTGTACCGATGAAGTGGCAACGGCGAAAGGATCGATTATCAACCTCAAAAATATTGAGCGCAAGGAGCACGATCTCTCCATTACAGATGCCGCCCTGAGCATGATAGACAGCGACCCGGTGATGGTTGCCCGTAAATCAACAGTGGTTTTCAACGCCGATTGGCACAAGGGGGTTATCGGTATTGTAGCATCCCGTTTAACAGAAAAATATTATCGCCCAACCATCGTTTTAACCAAGTCGAACGGACACGTGGCCGGTTCGGCGCGTTCGGTGTATGGGTTTGATTTATACGAGGCTTTATGTGGCTGCAGCGATTTGCTGATCCAGTTCGGCGGCCATAAATATGCAGCAGGCCTCACCATGGCGCCCGAAAATGTGGAAGCTTTTAGCCAGCGGTTTGAAGAGGTAGTTAATGCCACCATTACCGACGAAATGCTGGTGCAGGAAATAAGGATAGATGCCGAACTGAAGTTTAAACAGATTGATGCCAAATTCTTCAGGATATTGAGTCAGTTTGGGCCCTTCGGGCCCGAAAATATGTCGCCGGTTTTCCTCACAAAAAATGTGTATGTTAGCGGCAATGCCACTCTGGTAGGAGCCAACCATATTAAAATGACCGTTATCCAAAATGATTCTGCATCGTTTGATTGCATTGCCTTTAATATGGGCGAATACCTGCCAAAAATAAGCAAGGGGATACCTTTTGATATTTGTTATACCATTGAAGAGAATGTATGGCGCGAGCGCCGCTCTATTCAATTAAATATCAAAGGCATCAAAACTTATGAGGCCATGATTGTTGATTAA
- a CDS encoding MBL fold metallo-hydrolase produces the protein MQIFPLQEGSYSVDASKKFIPFDPNFHKSSERPGSLFIHVQPFLVKTESDLILFDAGLGFKNNQDELILHQNIRNAGFEPEEVSLVLMSHLHYDHTGGLVIERNGKLEPSFPDAEHIVQRGEWETAFSGKSSSYRLPIFETLQRSANFTLLEGDGEFKQGITYQLSGGHCQFHQVFLLSENNEKIFFGGDELPEPEQLLRKFVAKYDYDGRKAMNLREEYGKKAADEGWTCLFYHSKTNTVAQVKYENESFSIIPA, from the coding sequence ATGCAAATTTTTCCATTACAAGAAGGTTCCTACTCCGTTGATGCTTCCAAAAAGTTCATTCCATTTGATCCCAACTTTCACAAATCGTCCGAGCGGCCAGGCTCTTTGTTTATCCATGTACAACCTTTTTTGGTTAAAACGGAGAGCGATTTAATTTTATTTGATGCCGGTTTAGGGTTTAAAAATAACCAGGACGAATTGATACTGCACCAAAACATTCGCAATGCCGGTTTTGAGCCTGAGGAAGTAAGCCTGGTACTGATGTCGCACCTGCATTATGACCATACCGGCGGATTGGTTATTGAACGTAATGGTAAACTGGAGCCCTCTTTTCCAGACGCGGAACATATAGTACAAAGGGGCGAGTGGGAAACCGCTTTCTCTGGAAAATCATCTTCGTACCGCTTACCGATTTTTGAAACCTTACAACGTTCGGCCAATTTTACTTTGCTGGAAGGCGACGGCGAATTTAAACAGGGAATTACGTACCAACTATCGGGGGGGCATTGCCAGTTTCACCAGGTATTTTTATTGTCAGAAAATAACGAGAAGATATTTTTTGGTGGTGATGAATTGCCCGAACCCGAGCAACTACTCCGGAAATTTGTTGCTAAATATGATTACGATGGACGCAAGGCGATGAACCTGCGTGAAGAATATGGCAAAAAAGCAGCAGACGAAGGTTGGACATGCCTGTTTTACCACTCCAAAACTAACACGGTTGCCCAGGTTAAATATGAGAATGAAAGTTTCAGCATTATACCGGCTTAA
- a CDS encoding response regulator — translation MTINTKAVSILLVDDDEINNFISVKLIKKTLLNTEISTCLNGKFAIDQLVEIQQRNPDELPDYILLDINMPIMNGWEFLDEYQRLNIDPMGKSKIFIISSSVFNNDINKAKSYSLVKDFISKPLSVDKIKEVLSLTNVG, via the coding sequence ATGACGATAAATACTAAAGCTGTAAGTATCCTGCTCGTTGACGATGATGAGATTAATAACTTCATATCAGTTAAGTTGATTAAGAAAACTTTGCTTAACACGGAGATCAGCACTTGTCTGAATGGAAAGTTCGCCATTGACCAGTTGGTAGAGATACAACAAAGAAATCCGGACGAATTGCCGGATTACATTTTACTGGATATTAATATGCCCATTATGAACGGCTGGGAGTTTTTGGACGAATATCAACGGCTTAATATTGACCCCATGGGTAAGAGCAAGATATTTATCATATCATCATCCGTGTTTAATAATGATATTAACAAAGCAAAATCATATTCGCTGGTTAAGGATTTTATATCAAAACCCTTGAGTGTAGATAAAATAAAAGAGGTGCTTAGCCTAACCAATGTTGGTTAA
- a CDS encoding antibiotic biosynthesis monooxygenase family protein, translating into MQQSLLAHTPEPPYYAVIFSSVKNHVADGYDEMAAEMDKLVRQQDGFLGVESARNDVGITVSYWSSLDAIRNWKANTQHLLAQKLGREEWYINYKVRICRIERDYEF; encoded by the coding sequence ATGCAACAATCCTTATTAGCTCACACACCCGAACCCCCTTATTACGCTGTGATATTTTCATCAGTGAAAAATCATGTTGCTGATGGTTACGATGAGATGGCCGCTGAAATGGATAAACTGGTTAGGCAGCAAGATGGTTTTTTGGGTGTAGAGTCTGCCCGGAATGATGTTGGCATCACGGTGTCCTATTGGTCGTCTTTAGATGCGATAAGAAACTGGAAGGCTAATACACAACATTTGCTTGCTCAAAAACTGGGTAGGGAAGAGTGGTACATTAATTACAAAGTAAGAATTTGCCGGATTGAACGCGATTACGAATTCTGA
- the treF gene encoding alpha,alpha-trehalase TreF, which yields MIKKIIYSVLLLTTVNSYAQYQSPRMLYPGLFEQVQISKIFSDSKTFVDAIPKQKPETIEQQYLKHKDDKAFNLKLFIEQHFTLYTSGTPGYNSNISAGVRKHIDTLWQVLSRDADTDNLSSLIPLPHPYIVPGGRFREVYYWDSYFTMLGLQVDKQTGTMTNIVDNFAYLIHQFGFIPNGNRTYYLTRSQPPFFSMMVELLAHDQGNSVMIKYQPAILAEYRFWMKGADKLKTGTAVNHSVKLADGTVLNRYWDSSDQPREESYVEDVSSAKETQQKPGDFYRNIRAAAESGWDFSSRWFADGQHLSQIKTTDIIPVDLNALMYHMELVIAHNYQLKGIQDSATIYQTKAALRERAIIKYCWNQKQGWFMDYNWLQKKQTSVKSLAGTVPLFFNIASADQAAKVGQTIRSQFLKPGGLVTTLNKTGQQWDWPNAWAPLQYMTIEGLNNYRQTALAQSIARRWVGINTSVFKQTGKLMEKYNVTDTAVKAGGGEYPLQDGFGWTNGVLLKLMEPREARSLKQEPN from the coding sequence ATGATCAAAAAAATTATTTATTCAGTGTTGTTATTAACAACAGTTAATAGTTACGCCCAATATCAATCACCAAGGATGTTGTATCCTGGCTTGTTTGAACAGGTTCAAATATCCAAAATATTTAGCGATAGTAAAACTTTTGTAGACGCTATACCTAAACAAAAGCCCGAAACAATTGAGCAACAGTACTTAAAACATAAGGACGATAAGGCTTTTAATTTAAAATTATTTATTGAACAACATTTTACGCTATATACATCAGGCACCCCGGGTTATAACAGCAATATTTCGGCCGGTGTGCGCAAACATATCGATACCTTGTGGCAGGTATTGAGCCGCGATGCTGATACTGATAACCTATCGTCGCTCATCCCTTTGCCACATCCCTATATTGTTCCGGGCGGCAGATTCAGGGAGGTTTACTACTGGGACTCGTATTTTACTATGCTGGGCTTGCAAGTGGATAAGCAAACCGGCACCATGACCAACATAGTGGATAACTTTGCCTACCTGATTCATCAATTCGGCTTTATTCCCAACGGAAACCGCACCTATTACTTAACCCGTTCGCAACCGCCGTTTTTTTCCATGATGGTTGAACTGCTGGCGCATGACCAAGGTAATTCAGTCATGATCAAATATCAACCAGCTATATTGGCAGAATACCGTTTTTGGATGAAAGGCGCCGACAAGTTAAAGACAGGAACGGCAGTTAACCATTCGGTAAAATTAGCCGACGGCACAGTATTGAACCGATATTGGGACAGCAGCGACCAGCCACGAGAGGAATCGTACGTAGAAGACGTATCATCAGCTAAAGAAACCCAACAAAAGCCGGGCGATTTTTACCGGAACATCCGTGCGGCTGCCGAATCCGGCTGGGATTTTAGCAGCCGCTGGTTTGCCGACGGACAGCATCTTAGCCAAATTAAAACAACGGACATCATCCCGGTTGACCTGAACGCGCTGATGTACCACATGGAACTTGTTATTGCCCACAATTATCAGCTTAAAGGTATTCAAGATTCGGCAACCATCTACCAAACCAAAGCCGCTTTAAGAGAACGAGCCATTATTAAATACTGCTGGAACCAAAAGCAAGGCTGGTTTATGGATTATAACTGGCTGCAAAAAAAGCAGACCTCAGTAAAATCGCTGGCGGGTACCGTCCCTTTATTTTTTAATATTGCATCTGCGGATCAAGCAGCAAAAGTTGGCCAAACGATAAGATCACAATTTTTAAAGCCTGGTGGCCTGGTTACCACACTCAACAAAACCGGACAGCAGTGGGACTGGCCAAATGCCTGGGCACCTTTACAATATATGACAATTGAGGGCCTGAACAATTACAGACAGACCGCACTTGCCCAAAGTATTGCCCGTAGATGGGTTGGCATCAACACCTCGGTATTTAAACAAACCGGCAAGTTGATGGAGAAGTACAATGTGACAGATACGGCTGTAAAAGCCGGAGGCGGCGAATACCCTTTACAAGATGGTTTCGGTTGGACAAACGGCGTGTTGTTAAAACTTATGGAACCGCGGGAAGCAAGAAGCTTGAAGCAGGAACCAAATTGA
- the gcvP gene encoding aminomethyl-transferring glycine dehydrogenase, translated as MKLNIDYQEKFQQRHIAPNEADTAEMLQTVGVNTIDELISQTVPQKIRLKAPLNLPVAKSEFDYLNDLKQTASKNKVFKNYIGQGYYDVIVPGVIQRNILENPGWYTQYTPYQAEIAQGRLQALLNFQTMVLDLTGMEIANASLLDEGTAAAEAMFMQYSLRKNQQAKVFFVSEELFPQTIDILKTRAQPYGIELQIGDHREVELNNQMFGAIVQYPAGSGAVYNYSGFAADAHTKGIKLTVVADIMSLVLLTPPGEWGADIVVGSTQRFGIPMGFGGPHAAFFATKDEYKRSMPGRIIGVTIDSAGNYALRMALQTREQHIRRDKATSNICTAQALLAIMAGMYAAYHGPQGLKLIAERIHGLTILLSKALTALGYEQQNDVYFDTLKFELGDLAAPIHGQAINNEMNLHYTGSSVTISLDETTSVEDVKTIIRFFAKVKAKSLNDIAFDDLKEDIETVIPAGLQRQSAYLTHQVFNAHHSEHEMLRYIKSLEAKDLSLCHSMIALGSCTMKLNATTEMVPVTWAEFSKMHPFAPVDQVGGYMEIFDELNKWLSEITGFAAMSLQPNAGAQGEYAGLMVIRAYHQDRGDRHRNIALIPSSAHGTNPASAAMAGMKIVVVKCDDNGNIDVADLKAKAEQYQNDLSCLMVTYPSTHGVFEESIIEICQIIHQNGGQVYMDGANMNAQVGLTSPANIGADVCHLNLHKTFCIPHGGGGPGMGPIGVAKHLVPYLPGHAVVDIDQGKSISAVSSAPWGSASILLISHAYIAMMGPDGLTNATKYAILNANYIKARLEKHFPVLYAGANGRCAHEMILDCRSFKSAGIEVTDIAKRLMDYGFHAPTVSFPVAGTVMVEPTESEPKHELDRFCNAMIAIRHEIEDVANGTMDKLDNPLKNSPHTAAVITGNDWAHPYTRQKAAFPLAYVAAHKFWPSVGRVNDTYGDRTLICTCPPMEEYEFEESVLE; from the coding sequence ATGAAATTAAATATCGATTACCAGGAAAAATTTCAGCAACGTCATATCGCTCCTAACGAAGCCGACACCGCCGAAATGCTGCAAACTGTTGGTGTAAATACCATTGATGAATTGATTAGCCAAACGGTTCCTCAAAAAATCCGTCTTAAAGCTCCGCTAAACCTGCCGGTTGCCAAAAGTGAGTTTGACTACCTGAACGATTTAAAACAAACCGCGTCAAAAAATAAAGTATTTAAAAACTACATCGGCCAGGGCTACTATGATGTAATTGTACCCGGTGTAATACAACGGAATATTTTAGAGAACCCCGGCTGGTACACCCAATATACCCCTTACCAGGCCGAAATTGCGCAGGGCCGTTTACAGGCTTTGTTAAACTTCCAAACCATGGTACTGGATCTTACCGGGATGGAGATTGCCAATGCCTCGTTATTAGACGAAGGTACAGCCGCTGCCGAAGCCATGTTTATGCAATACAGCTTGCGTAAAAACCAACAGGCTAAGGTTTTCTTCGTTTCCGAAGAGTTGTTTCCGCAAACTATCGATATTTTAAAAACCCGTGCCCAGCCTTATGGCATCGAACTGCAAATAGGCGATCACCGCGAGGTTGAATTGAACAACCAGATGTTTGGCGCCATTGTACAATACCCGGCCGGTAGTGGTGCGGTTTACAATTACAGCGGTTTTGCTGCCGATGCGCATACCAAAGGTATCAAGTTAACTGTGGTTGCAGATATCATGAGTTTGGTACTGCTAACGCCTCCGGGCGAGTGGGGCGCCGATATTGTAGTTGGCTCAACGCAGCGCTTTGGTATCCCGATGGGTTTTGGTGGCCCACATGCCGCTTTTTTTGCTACTAAAGACGAATACAAACGCTCTATGCCTGGCCGCATTATTGGTGTAACCATTGATAGCGCAGGTAATTATGCCTTACGCATGGCTTTGCAAACCCGCGAGCAGCACATCCGCAGAGATAAAGCTACCTCTAACATCTGTACCGCCCAGGCTTTGCTGGCTATTATGGCCGGTATGTACGCGGCCTATCATGGCCCTCAAGGTCTGAAGCTGATTGCCGAACGGATCCACGGTTTAACCATTCTGTTATCAAAAGCATTAACTGCTTTGGGTTATGAGCAGCAGAACGATGTTTATTTTGATACCTTAAAATTTGAGCTGGGCGATTTGGCTGCGCCGATACACGGCCAGGCCATCAATAACGAAATGAATCTGCATTATACAGGCTCATCAGTAACTATCAGTTTAGACGAAACTACTTCGGTTGAAGATGTAAAAACCATCATTAGGTTTTTTGCCAAAGTAAAAGCCAAAAGCCTGAACGATATTGCTTTTGATGATCTGAAAGAGGATATTGAAACTGTGATTCCTGCCGGATTGCAACGTCAATCTGCCTATTTAACACACCAGGTATTTAACGCGCACCACTCGGAGCACGAAATGCTGCGCTATATCAAGTCGCTTGAGGCTAAGGATCTTTCCCTTTGCCACTCCATGATCGCCCTGGGTTCATGCACCATGAAGCTGAACGCTACTACCGAAATGGTACCCGTAACCTGGGCCGAGTTCAGTAAGATGCACCCCTTCGCGCCGGTTGATCAAGTTGGCGGTTATATGGAAATATTTGACGAACTGAATAAATGGCTAAGTGAGATTACAGGTTTCGCAGCCATGAGTTTGCAGCCTAACGCTGGCGCACAAGGTGAATATGCCGGTTTAATGGTAATTCGCGCTTATCATCAGGATAGGGGAGACCGTCACCGCAATATCGCGCTTATTCCATCATCCGCGCATGGTACCAACCCTGCTTCGGCAGCTATGGCCGGGATGAAGATTGTAGTGGTGAAATGCGATGACAACGGAAACATAGATGTTGCCGATTTAAAGGCTAAAGCTGAACAATATCAAAACGACCTCTCGTGCTTAATGGTAACTTACCCATCAACGCATGGTGTGTTCGAAGAATCGATCATCGAGATCTGCCAGATCATTCACCAGAACGGCGGCCAGGTGTATATGGATGGTGCCAACATGAACGCGCAGGTTGGCTTAACCAGCCCCGCAAACATCGGTGCCGACGTTTGCCATTTAAACCTGCATAAAACATTCTGTATTCCGCACGGTGGTGGTGGCCCAGGTATGGGCCCTATCGGCGTAGCCAAACACCTGGTACCTTACCTTCCGGGCCATGCAGTTGTTGATATCGATCAGGGTAAATCTATTTCGGCGGTATCTTCTGCTCCGTGGGGTTCTGCATCGATATTGTTAATATCGCATGCTTATATCGCTATGATGGGGCCTGATGGTTTAACCAACGCCACCAAATATGCTATCCTGAACGCCAACTATATCAAAGCCCGTTTAGAGAAGCATTTCCCGGTACTGTATGCAGGCGCTAATGGCCGTTGCGCTCACGAAATGATTTTGGATTGCCGCTCGTTTAAAAGCGCCGGGATCGAAGTAACCGACATTGCCAAACGTTTAATGGATTATGGTTTCCACGCGCCAACGGTATCTTTCCCGGTAGCTGGTACAGTAATGGTTGAACCGACGGAGTCGGAACCGAAGCATGAGCTTGATCGTTTTTGCAACGCCATGATCGCCATCCGCCACGAAATTGAAGATGTAGCCAATGGCACGATGGATAAATTAGATAATCCTTTAAAAAACTCACCGCACACAGCAGCCGTAATTACAGGAAACGATTGGGCGCATCCCTATACCCGCCAAAAAGCGGCTTTCCCACTGGCTTACGTAGCAGCCCACAAATTCTGGCCGTCGGTAGGCCGCGTAAACGATACTTATGGCGATAGAACGCTCATTTGTACCTGCCCGCCTATGGAGGAATACGAGTTTGAGGAAAGTGTTTTAGAGTAA
- a CDS encoding pyridoxine 5'-phosphate synthase, which yields MTRLSVNINKIATLRNSRGGNNPDLIKVALDCERFGAEGITVHPRPDERHIRYQDVDDLKKTIKTEFNIEGNPVEDSFMKLVLNNRPAQVTLVPDALGQITSNHGWDTIANQSYLKEVISEFQLAGIRVSIFVDPVAEMIEATATTGTNRIELYTEAYASGYHADREKAIAPYVEAAQIAQKLGLGLNAGHDLDLVNLQYFAQNIPGLLEVSIGHALVCDALYYGLENTIQMYLRQLAV from the coding sequence ATGACACGCCTATCCGTTAACATCAACAAAATAGCCACCCTGCGTAACTCACGCGGCGGTAATAATCCAGATCTGATCAAGGTAGCTTTAGATTGCGAGCGTTTTGGCGCCGAAGGTATAACAGTACACCCCCGGCCCGATGAGCGCCATATCCGTTACCAGGATGTTGACGATTTAAAAAAAACAATTAAAACGGAATTTAACATTGAGGGGAACCCGGTTGAAGATTCGTTTATGAAACTGGTACTCAACAATCGCCCTGCCCAGGTAACGCTGGTGCCCGATGCTTTGGGTCAGATTACTTCTAACCACGGCTGGGATACCATTGCCAATCAAAGCTATTTAAAAGAGGTGATCTCGGAGTTTCAACTGGCCGGCATCCGGGTATCTATTTTTGTTGATCCTGTTGCCGAAATGATTGAAGCCACCGCTACCACCGGCACCAACCGAATTGAACTATACACCGAGGCCTACGCCAGCGGCTACCATGCCGACCGTGAAAAAGCCATTGCGCCCTACGTTGAAGCCGCGCAGATTGCGCAGAAACTGGGCCTGGGTTTAAACGCCGGCCACGATCTGGATTTAGTTAACCTACAGTACTTTGCCCAAAATATTCCGGGTTTGCTGGAGGTAAGCATAGGGCACGCCTTAGTTTGCGATGCTTTGTATTATGGTTTGGAAAATACAATTCAGATGTATTTGAGGCAGTTAGCGGTTTAG